The segment AAAGGAGAAATTTCCAATTTTTTAGAAAAATATTATAAACACTTTAATGCCGCTGCTCTTGTAGATGCAGCCAAAGGTTACGAAAAACAATTGCAGGACGGTAACAAAATGCTGGTTACCCTTGCAGGCGCGATGAGTACTGCAGAGATAGGAAAGATCTTTGCCGAAATGATCCGTCAGGACAAGGTACAATTCATTTCCTGTACAGGTGCAAACCTTGAGGAGGACGTAATGAACCTGGTGGCGCACACCCACTACGAAAGATTACCACATTACCGTGACCTTACGGCGCAGGATGAGTGGGATCTTCTGGAAAGAGGACTAAACCGGGTAACCGATACTGCTATTCCCGAAGAAGAGGCCTTTAGAAGGATTCAAAAGCACATCGTGAAGATTTGGAAAGATGCTGAAGCTAAAGGTGAAAGATACTTTCCACACGAATTCATGTACAAACTCCTACTCTCCGGGGTTATGGAGGAGCACTATGAAATCGATCTAAAGGATTCCTGGGTTTATGCTGCAGCCGAAAAGAACTTACCTATTGTAGTTCCCGGTTGGGAAGACAGTACTATGGGAAATATTTTTGCTTCCTATGTAATGAAAGGAGAATTAAAAGCCAGCACAATGAAATCTGGAATTGAATATATGGGATATCTGGCGGACTGGTATACCAAAAATTCTGATACCGGAGTAGGTTTCTTCCAGATTGGTGGAGGAATTGCAGGAGATTTCCCCATATGCGTGGTGCCAATGCTCTACCAGGATATGGAAATGACTGATACTCCTTTCTGGAGTTATTTCTGTCAGATTTCAGATTCCACTACAAGTTATGGTTCTTATTCAGGAGCTGTTCCAAATGAAAAGATCACCTGGGGCAAGCTAGATAAGGATACCCCGAAATTCGTAATAGAAAGTGATGCTACTATTGTTGCGCCACTAATATTTGCTTACCTCCTTGATATGTAATTTGAAAAAACATTCTAAAAAAAGGGCTGCAACAACAACAGCCCTTTTTAATTTTCCTAATTTTGCTCACTACAAAGGACTACCAAATTACATTTCATGAGCAATTGGCTTATTTATAGCATAGGGTTTTTTGCCCAGTTTTTTTTTGCAGCCAGATTAATTACCCAATGGATCCTTTCAGAAAAAGCAAAGAAAGTTGAAACTCCCACTGCATTCTGGAAATTCAGCTTACTAGCGGCAATCCTCATGTTTGTTTATGGTTATTTAAGACAGGATCTTGCAATCATGCTCGGCCAGGTTTTTATTTACACCGTCTATATTAGAAATTTACAGCTACAGGACCAATGGTCAGGTTCCAATAGGTTGTTGCGGGTCATATATATAGGCGCTCCTCTGGTTATTGCCTCCTACCTTATTTTTATTTCAGAAGTACGCCTGAGTCAGCTAATTAACCAGGAAACTATTTCGCCTTTTTTGCTGGTATTTGGTATTATTGGTCAGGTTATATTTAATGGAAGATTCTTTTATCAGTGGATTTATTCAGAAAAAAATAAAGCCTCTTCCCTCCCTCGTGGATTCTGGATAATCAGTCTTATTGGGGCGAGCCTCATTCTTACTTACGGCATTCTACGGAAGGACCCGGTTTTGATCGCATCCCACTGCTTTGGAGGATTTGTCTATTTCCGAAATTTGTATTTGCTAAAGAATGAAGACACTATGGAAAGTGTAAGTTAATCCACCGCACTTAAAGTTGCTCTTCGATTTTCCTGATAAACTTCTGATATAAAATATCCTATTACGACAATATATTCCAGTGCTACCAGCCAGAGGTTTTCCCGGTACCCGGGGTTGGAATAAGCATAATAGCTCAAAACAACTAGTAAGGACCACACCATAACAAATTTGAAACGGGTAAAGATACTTAGCAGCAAGGGTGTGGCAACATACCAGGGATGAACGGTGGTTGAGAGAAAAAAGTAAATACTAACGCCAAACAGCAACGTGCTTAAAAGCTGTTGTTTAGAAGAATTTTTTCTGAAGAAGGATAGACCCAGCAGAATAACCACAACCAATACAAGCAGTACTTTTCCTAGCGTTCCTATCGTATTATATCCTTTTAGCTCAAAACCAATCCACCTCAGCACGTAATAAAAACTTGCATTGAACTCAAATTGCTGAAACCATAACCCAATACTGGAGCTAAAATTTGACAGGAATTCTGCAGATAAAAAAGGTATAAAACCTGCTATAACAACTCCAATTATAAGTAGGTAATACAATATTAATTTTTTCACCCCTAAGTTATTTTCTGTTTTATTTCTTCGGAAGAAATAGCCAAAAAACAACGGTAGAAGCATTATCGGAAGCAATTTTACTAAAACTGAAAGTGCAAATGCCATCGCACTTAGGAGCCACTTATAAGTGAAAAGCAAATAAAAAGACATCACAAGGAAGAACAGCATAATTCCCTCAAAATGTAAATTTCCGGTTAGTTCAATTATCACAAAGGGATTAAGAATAAACCAAAAGATCCTGTGTACAACAGCTGCATCTTTTCAAGGATCTTTTTTCCGAAGTATAAAATTCCAAAATCGGCAGCAATAATGACGACCCTCATTACGATTATAGATCCTATTATGCTTTTGCCTCCAATGATTGCTGATAAAGCAAATATTAGCTGATGAAGTGGCGGGTAATTGGTGTAATTCCCGGCATTGAGTTCTCCCATTCCTCGGTATAGTTCTTTCGCCTGTGAGACAGGTGCTTCTCCTGCGGTAATAAATTCTGCAGGGACTGAGAGAAAAGGATTAAAACCATTGAGCAACATTCTCCCGTCCCAAATGAACCTGTAGAAATCCTGCGAGAGATTGGGGATGCTTCCAATGAAAATAAATCTGAAGATTAATGCCACTCCCGCAAGAAACCAGAAACTATTCTTCTTCAGCTGGATTAATTTCCAGCTCAAAAAGAACAATCCGGCATAGAGAGAAACGAGTTTTAGAAAGTCGCCCCGATCAAGATCATAAGCAAAAGACCAATAAAAAAGAAACGCTGAAATAGTGAGTAATAGCGGTATCCTGTTCAACTGAAGAAATTTTTTCATTGAGCTATAGACCTTTTCCTGATACTACCTTAATCGACAATCTGCATTTTCTTCAGCAAAAATGAGGCATTCATATTTTGACAGACTCCGTTCTTAAACCTGTAATCAAAGTTGAGTTCATCATTAATAATTTCAGCATCGAAATAGTAATTTTTAACCTGTGGCAATTCCTCAGCCACCTCACAGAGGCTAAGATCGTGCGTGGCAATTATTCCGGTTGACTGGGAGCCTACCAGCTTTTGGATAAATTTGCGGCTCCCTATAGCCTTGTCTGTACTGTTTGTACCTTTCAGGATCTCATCGAGAATGATAAAATATTTATCGGTTTTAATTTCGCCTACTATATACTGCAGGCGTTTAAGTTCAGAAAAGAAGTAGGATTCATCATCACTTAAAGAATCTGTGGTTCTCATACTGGTAATAAGCTTGATTGGGCTGTAATCACAGGAACTCGCACAAACAGGGAGGCCCATATTTGCCATTACTATTTGCAGGGAAACTGTACGTAAAAATGTGCTTTTTCCCGCCATATTGGCTCCGGTGATAATAAAGAAATTTTCCTTCTTTATTTCAAAATCATTCGCAATCCGCTTTTTGGGATCCAGCAAAGGGTGAGCAAGATCTTTAGCTTTTACCGTATGCACTTCGTGTACAAGTACAGGATAGGTGTAATCCTGATGGTTAAAAGCAAAATTCCCCAGGCTGTTATAAGCATCAAAGAATTCAATTACCTCAAACCAGTTCTCCACGTGATGCCTGTTCTTTACAATCCATTTTTCCAGCCTGTAGGATTGCTGAAGATCCCACAGTAAAAATCCGTTGAGGAATACCCCTAGCAGAAAGTTATTTCGTTGCTCCAGGGAATCAATGGAACGGGAGAATTTCTTGAAAATTTTTGAAGCTTTCCCTTCAACTTCGGTAATAGGTCGTATTTTTTCAAGCAAAACTTCCGAAGAAAATTTGGTGTTCTCCAACAAGTCCAACAATTGATGGTATTGATGAAAAGTATCCTGCACTTTATTTACACTTTCAGAGAGAAGATTGACCTTTTTTATAAAAATACCTGTGATCATCAACCCCACCAAGAACCAAAGAAAAAGTTGCATTCCTGTGACAAATCCAATTATATAACCCGTAATTACCAGCAGAGAAATTATGCTAAAAACGATTGGCACCCACTTCATCATTTGTGGAACGAAAGGTTTATAGGTAAGAAACCATCTTAGTACCTGGCGTGAGTTAGTTTCTGTTCTCACTAATTTTGCAACAGCAGTAAACTCCTGCCTCCACTTTCCCATTGAAGAGAGCTCTTTTATTGCCTCCTGCTTTTCAAGAATTTCGTCTATTGAATTTTCAGTTAACAAATCTGCCAACCTATCTGTTCCCTCCTTTAATGCTGTGCGGTTTAAATATTGAAAAAAAGAACCCTTCCCAAAAAGATCAATATCCTGACTGTAGGGATGCAGCGGATCCTCATATTCCTTACCTGTTGGCAGATCGTGGAAGTCCCGGCCAAGAACCCTTAACTCCAGCTCATTTAATTTTACCAGTTCCTGGATCTTATCTCTCTCATACTTAAGGTCTGTATGACGGGAAACAAGGAACAGGAAAATTCCAATTCCCACAAAAGCAATAAGGGCAACTATTCTCGTTTCCCCAAAAAAATAATAAATTCCGTAAGCAACGAGAAGAAAAACCAGAAGCCGCAATGTGCTTGCAATATTGAGTTGCCTGTTCGCTTTTTGTAAATGTTGTTCCTGAAGATCTTTTTCAGAAGTATAAAAATTATTTGCTGTCATTAATCGAATTCAAATATTATAAGCTTTCAAGCTCCTCCCGAACCTTTTTCGGAAGTCCCTTTACCACCAATCGATAAGAATGGTCTATAAGCTCAAAGATAAGCGAATTGGGTAAACTACCCTCCACGACCACTGTATTCCAATGCTTCTTGTTCATATGATAACCCGGCAGAATAGCCTCAGGATTTTCTGCCCGAAGATCTACAGCTTTCTCGGGATCACACTTGAGATTCACCCGCAACGGTACCTCATCAAGACCCGCACTTGCAAACATTTTTCCCATGACTTTTAAAACTAAAGTATCAGGACCAAAAGGAAGTTCTTCGGTTACTCCTTTTTTCTCGAGGCAGTAGTTTCTGAAAATTTCTATGTTCATACGAAGGAATAAAACGGCAGGTTTTAAAGTATGGAAATTAGGTGTTTAATAATTTCTTTCAAGTTTATCAGGATTTTGTCTGGTGTCGAAAATATCCAGAATTTCTACCTGATCCTTGGTCTGATTAATTACATAAATAATCTTATAATTACTTACTACGAGATAATGAAAATTTCGTTCCGAAATTAAAAGAAGTTTCTCTACCTGACCAATTCCCGGTTGGCTTTGCAACACCAAAGTATTTTGAATAATTTTATTAACCAACTTCCTTGCTAATGAAGTACCTGCTGCCTCATTGTAATAGAGAAAAATTTTGCGGAGCTCATTTTTCGCAAAATTAGTCCATACAATTTTCATCTCCATTTCTCTATTTCCAGCAACAAATCATTAACCTCAGTAACCTGCCCGGCGTGTGAATCTTCAAGAGATTTTCCTATTCTCTCTCTTAGTTCTTCAATAGACATTGGTTTAAGTTCCTGGTTAATTTTCAACTTTTCCTTCAACAATAATTCTTCAAATCTGGAAATCGATTCTTCGCTTTCCAGCCTAAAGAATTCCTGAACAAAGGATATTTTTCGAGCTTTTAAGTCCATTTTAATCAATTTTAATTAAATGTACGACTTCCTTTTAAGTTTGTTGACAATGTCTTCTGTAAAACAATTCGACTATTAAAATTGCATATCATAACAGAGGAATGAATTGATATAAATCTTTGGTTTCTTTATAAGGCTGGATGAATTAGAGACTTTTTAATGCAGCTTCGGCTGATCCTTTACATCTGTAGTAAGAGCAGTGTAATCCAGCTTCCAGCCAATAGTCTCTACAATTTTTTCAATGAGCAGGATGGTTGTAAGAGCTTCATTCCTCGCTTTTTCAATGAGTCCGCTTTGTGGGACCTTATCTACGATATGTTTCTTAGCATCCCGGTTAATATCAGTAAGATCTGAAGTTGTAAAAGGATTGGCCCAGCCTTCTCTCTTGTCGTAATATTTAAAATCGGTTTCCACAGTAAGCAGTTCGGGCTGCGGGAAATTAGTCAGGATGATCTTTTTCGCTTCATTGTCACTTTCCATTCTGATTTTGCTAAGATCAAAACCTATATGTGCTTTAGCATTAATAAGAACAATGGCCTTCTTCTTTCCCAGAATAAGGCTCATATACTTCTCCTTCAGATTTTCGTAATGGTAGATTTCAGAAAAATCTCCTTCTACAGTAATGAATTTACATACACTGCGGATCTTGTCCATCAGGATAACAGATTGCTCATCGGCACGTTCTTTACTGCGATACTTGTTAAACCTCGCAAATATGAAATATGCCACAATAGCCCCCGCGCCAAGACCAATAAAAAGTAACTCCATATATCAAATATAAAAAAAGCTTTAAAGGGCAGCTGCCTCTCCCGCTAATTTACTGCAAATCACCCGACAATATTTACGATCTTTCCCGGTACTACAATAATCTTCTTTGGCGTCCTTCCTTCCAGTTGCTTTTGTGTCTTCTCATTCTGCATAACTTCCTTTTCGATCTCATCTTTACTTAAATCGAGTGGTAGCTCCAATGTAAAGCGCGTTTTCCCATTAAATGAAATTGGATATTCCTTAGTGCTTTCTACTAAGTACTTCTCGTCGTAAACAGGATATTCCGCAGTAGTTATAGATTCTGAATGCCCTAATTTTTCCCACAACTCCTCTGCAATATGAGGCGCATAAGGTGCAATTAATATAGCTAATGGCTCCAAAACATCTCTCTGATTACAATTTTGGGCAGTAAGTTCATTTACACAGATCATAAATGTAGAGACCGAAGTATTGAAGCTGAAAGCCTCGATATCCTCAGTTACTTTTTTGATCGTTTTGTGCAGGGTTTTTAAGGAATCTTTAGATGCAGATCCTTCAGAAACAACAAATGCGTCATTGTTGTGGTAGAGTTTCCAGAGTTTTTTTAGAAAACTGTGTACACCCAAGTAATTCCCGCGGTATTCCATGGTTTCGCCTGTTCCAGAGGCCCAAGGAACATTTCGTACATCCTTAAAGTATCTGCCCCGTACTGCTGACAAATCTCATCGGGATTTACAACATTGTACTTGGATTTGGACATTTTTTCAACTTCCCGGCCAACGATGTAAGCGCCATTTTCTTCGGTAATAAATTCAGAGATTTCAAACTCCGGACGCCATTTCTTAAATGCTTCTATATCCAGTTCATCAGAAAAGTTTACCAGGGAAACATCTGCGTGAATTGGTTGCACAGCTGTATCTCCAACAAGATTTTTGGATATAAGTTTGTTTTCACCTTCAACCCGATAAACAAAAGCACTCTGACCCAGGATCATTCCCTGATTGATCAGCTTTTTAAATGGTTCTTCTACAGTCAGCTGCCCGCGGTCGTAAAGGAATTTTGTCCAGAACCTGGAATACAATAAATGCCCTGTGGCATGCTCACTTCCCCCCAATGTAGAGGTCAACATTCTCCCAGTACTGCTGTGCTTCTTTAGACACAAATCGGTCCTCATTGTGCGGATCCATATATCGGAATAAGTACCAGGAACTTCCTGCCCAACCCGGCATTGTATTAAGCTCGAGAGGATAAATATCCTCCCCCATCCCCTCCGAAGGAGGGGAGACAATTTCATTCGTTTTGGTATTCCAATACCAGTTCTTGGCACGGCCCAATGGGGGTTCACCTTCTTCTGTAGGAAGGTATTTCTCAACATCAGGAAGACGCAAAGGCAGATACTTTTCATCTATCATTTGAGGTAATCCATTGACATAGTAAACCGGAAAAGGCTCTCCCCAATATCTTTGTCTGCTGAAAACTGCGTCTCTTAACCTATAGTTGGTTTTTCCCTTACCTGCTCCAATTTTTTCCAATTCTTCGATTACTCTTGGAAGAGCTTCTTTATACTCCAGACCGCTTAGAAAATCTGAATCTTTTATTACAGCACCTTCTTTTCCGG is part of the Antarcticibacterium sp. 1MA-6-2 genome and harbors:
- a CDS encoding deoxyhypusine synthase family protein, with the protein product MSKGEISNFLEKYYKHFNAAALVDAAKGYEKQLQDGNKMLVTLAGAMSTAEIGKIFAEMIRQDKVQFISCTGANLEEDVMNLVAHTHYERLPHYRDLTAQDEWDLLERGLNRVTDTAIPEEEAFRRIQKHIVKIWKDAEAKGERYFPHEFMYKLLLSGVMEEHYEIDLKDSWVYAAAEKNLPIVVPGWEDSTMGNIFASYVMKGELKASTMKSGIEYMGYLADWYTKNSDTGVGFFQIGGGIAGDFPICVVPMLYQDMEMTDTPFWSYFCQISDSTTSYGSYSGAVPNEKITWGKLDKDTPKFVIESDATIVAPLIFAYLLDM
- a CDS encoding lipid-A-disaccharide synthase N-terminal domain-containing protein yields the protein MSNWLIYSIGFFAQFFFAARLITQWILSEKAKKVETPTAFWKFSLLAAILMFVYGYLRQDLAIMLGQVFIYTVYIRNLQLQDQWSGSNRLLRVIYIGAPLVIASYLIFISEVRLSQLINQETISPFLLVFGIIGQVIFNGRFFYQWIYSEKNKASSLPRGFWIISLIGASLILTYGILRKDPVLIASHCFGGFVYFRNLYLLKNEDTMESVS
- a CDS encoding MutS-related protein, producing the protein MTANNFYTSEKDLQEQHLQKANRQLNIASTLRLLVFLLVAYGIYYFFGETRIVALIAFVGIGIFLFLVSRHTDLKYERDKIQELVKLNELELRVLGRDFHDLPTGKEYEDPLHPYSQDIDLFGKGSFFQYLNRTALKEGTDRLADLLTENSIDEILEKQEAIKELSSMGKWRQEFTAVAKLVRTETNSRQVLRWFLTYKPFVPQMMKWVPIVFSIISLLVITGYIIGFVTGMQLFLWFLVGLMITGIFIKKVNLLSESVNKVQDTFHQYHQLLDLLENTKFSSEVLLEKIRPITEVEGKASKIFKKFSRSIDSLEQRNNFLLGVFLNGFLLWDLQQSYRLEKWIVKNRHHVENWFEVIEFFDAYNSLGNFAFNHQDYTYPVLVHEVHTVKAKDLAHPLLDPKKRIANDFEIKKENFFIITGANMAGKSTFLRTVSLQIVMANMGLPVCASSCDYSPIKLITSMRTTDSLSDDESYFFSELKRLQYIVGEIKTDKYFIILDEILKGTNSTDKAIGSRKFIQKLVGSQSTGIIATHDLSLCEVAEELPQVKNYYFDAEIINDELNFDYRFKNGVCQNMNASFLLKKMQIVD
- a CDS encoding MmcQ/YjbR family DNA-binding protein, yielding MNIEIFRNYCLEKKGVTEELPFGPDTLVLKVMGKMFASAGLDEVPLRVNLKCDPEKAVDLRAENPEAILPGYHMNKKHWNTVVVEGSLPNSLIFELIDHSYRLVVKGLPKKVREELESL
- a CDS encoding type II toxin-antitoxin system RelE/ParE family toxin, with protein sequence MEMKIVWTNFAKNELRKIFLYYNEAAGTSLARKLVNKIIQNTLVLQSQPGIGQVEKLLLISERNFHYLVVSNYKIIYVINQTKDQVEILDIFDTRQNPDKLERNY
- a CDS encoding DUF4230 domain-containing protein, producing the protein MELLFIGLGAGAIVAYFIFARFNKYRSKERADEQSVILMDKIRSVCKFITVEGDFSEIYHYENLKEKYMSLILGKKKAIVLINAKAHIGFDLSKIRMESDNEAKKIILTNFPQPELLTVETDFKYYDKREGWANPFTTSDLTDINRDAKKHIVDKVPQSGLIEKARNEALTTILLIEKIVETIGWKLDYTALTTDVKDQPKLH